Proteins from a genomic interval of Microbacterium phyllosphaerae:
- a CDS encoding cytochrome b/b6 domain-containing protein, translating into MQNAPRSSSSGPAEAALAVEHASSASSIDVPAVASSATSAISAVESTAAPVAAQTGSVRRGLPRVVGGDSWPPAGTVPLVAADGAPAAVADTAAPSPVVANPAAPAPAVATPVADVAASAPSAAAAPASAPLALRDTSIPLSAPRTVWNGSAPRRIPAVAPASGRPRPTWTQAIAGLVGAAALGILAAAAVAFVRALLSFPFMQDFLAAFPGEYEPAVAVEPGFAPWTNWAHFFNVFLMVLIIRSGLRIRNEKRPTAFWTPRGDPKGKVSLTIWFHQALDILWLVNGVIFVVLLFVTGHWARIVPTSWEVIPNALSAALQYISFDWPTEHGWVNYNSLQQLAYFVTVFIAAPLAAATGIRMSGMWPKKAERLSKAYPIEWARALHFPVMIYFVVFIIGHVTLVFLTGFLRNLNHMYASSDAVGWTGFWVFVASLVVIAIGWVAARPLVIAPIAKLFGSVSGR; encoded by the coding sequence GTGCAGAACGCACCTCGGTCCTCGTCGAGCGGTCCGGCGGAAGCAGCGCTCGCGGTCGAGCACGCGTCATCGGCGTCGTCGATCGATGTGCCCGCGGTCGCATCGTCCGCCACCTCTGCGATCTCCGCGGTCGAGTCGACCGCCGCCCCGGTCGCCGCACAGACCGGTTCCGTACGCCGCGGCCTGCCGCGGGTGGTCGGCGGGGACTCGTGGCCGCCGGCCGGCACCGTTCCCCTGGTCGCCGCCGACGGCGCGCCGGCCGCGGTCGCAGACACCGCCGCGCCGTCCCCAGTCGTCGCGAACCCTGCCGCCCCCGCCCCTGCCGTCGCCACCCCGGTCGCCGACGTCGCGGCATCGGCGCCCTCCGCGGCCGCGGCCCCGGCATCCGCACCCCTCGCGCTCCGCGACACCAGCATCCCGCTGTCGGCGCCGCGCACCGTGTGGAACGGCAGCGCTCCTCGGCGCATCCCGGCCGTCGCTCCGGCGTCCGGTCGCCCTCGTCCCACCTGGACCCAGGCGATCGCGGGTCTGGTCGGCGCCGCGGCCCTCGGCATCCTCGCCGCCGCCGCGGTGGCGTTCGTGCGCGCCCTGCTGAGCTTCCCGTTCATGCAGGACTTCCTCGCCGCGTTCCCCGGTGAATACGAGCCGGCCGTCGCCGTCGAGCCCGGCTTCGCACCGTGGACCAACTGGGCGCACTTCTTCAACGTGTTCCTGATGGTGCTGATCATCCGGTCGGGACTCCGCATCCGCAACGAGAAGCGCCCCACGGCCTTCTGGACCCCGCGGGGCGACCCCAAGGGCAAAGTCAGCCTGACGATCTGGTTCCACCAGGCGCTCGACATCCTGTGGCTGGTCAACGGCGTGATCTTCGTGGTGCTGCTGTTCGTCACGGGGCACTGGGCGCGCATCGTGCCGACGAGCTGGGAGGTCATCCCCAACGCGCTGTCGGCCGCGCTGCAGTACATCTCGTTCGACTGGCCGACCGAGCACGGGTGGGTCAACTACAACAGCCTGCAGCAGCTCGCCTACTTCGTCACCGTGTTCATCGCGGCACCGCTCGCTGCGGCGACCGGCATCAGGATGTCGGGGATGTGGCCGAAGAAGGCCGAGCGTCTCTCGAAGGCGTACCCGATCGAGTGGGCCCGCGCGCTGCATTTCCCGGTCATGATCTACTTCGTGGTGTTCATCATCGGGCACGTCACCCTGGTGTTCCTCACCGGGTTCCTGCGCAACCTCAACCACATGTACGCGTCGTCGGATGCCGTCGGCTGGACAGGGTTCTGGGTCTTCGTGGCGTCCCTCGTGGTCATCGCGATCGGCTGGGTGGCCGCGCGCCCGCTCGTGATCGCACCGATCGCCAAGCTCTTCGGCAGCGTCTCGGGGCGCTGA